The genomic segment TAACCGTACATATTAGGAGAATAAGAGAAAAAATTGAAATAAACACAAAAGAGCCTGAATATATCAAGGTGGTGTGGGGGATTGGATACAAGATTGAAAAGGAAGATTAACCTATATTTTAGTAGCATTTATTTAGTTGATATAATAATTGTAGCATTGATAACATTATTTTTACTTTCAATATTGGGTGATTATATACAAATTAATAGGTCACAACACAGTTTAGCAGTTAATAGAATTAAAAGTGATTTAAGAGGACTAATTTTCTTAGCTGTTATATATGTGGCGTTTATTACAAAGATTATTTTCATATTGAAAAAGAATCAAAATTCACCTAGAATACAATCTGATTTTGTTAATAATGTGATTTTTGTAATTAAAAATGGGTTTCATTATAAAGAAACAAGGAGCAAATTAATAATATCGATTGCATTAGCATTGATATTATTAATTGCATATTTATATTTTCTTGCTACTGGAGGATATGAAAATAATATATTTGTGAAGTTCTTCCAAACGTATCCATTTAAAGGAAGTGTATTTGTTATTATAATATTATTTTTCACTATGATGTATGCATTAAAGAAGACTCTAGACATAATAGTGGTAAATGATGCACTTAGAAGAGTTAGTGAAGGAAATTTGCAAGATGATATTAAATTGGATGGATCGCCTGCGATAAAAGAGCTTGCAAAAAATATTAACTTAATAAAAGCGGGATATAAGGAAATATTAGAAAATGGTGTTCACAATGAGAAACTGAAAACAGAATTAATATCGAATGTATCGCATGACTTAAAGACGCCGCTAACATCAATTATAAATTATGTTAACATACTAAAGAATAGTGATATAACAGAGGAAGAAAGAGAAGAATACTTATTAATATTGGAAAGAAAGTCAC from the Clostridium beijerinckii genome contains:
- a CDS encoding sensor histidine kinase, with amino-acid sequence MDTRLKRKINLYFSSIYLVDIIIVALITLFLLSILGDYIQINRSQHSLAVNRIKSDLRGLIFLAVIYVAFITKIIFILKKNQNSPRIQSDFVNNVIFVIKNGFHYKETRSKLIISIALALILLIAYLYFLATGGYENNIFVKFFQTYPFKGSVFVIIILFFTMMYALKKTLDIIVVNDALRRVSEGNLQDDIKLDGSPAIKELAKNINLIKAGYKEILENGVHNEKLKTELISNVSHDLKTPLTSIINYVNILKNSDITEEEREEYLLILERKSLKLKVLIEDLFEMSKINSGKIKLNRELIDILSLIHQGIGEYSTLYEEKNISFKVTSEEDAVYMELDGKMMSRALENIIINSLKYSMSNTRVYINVKIDGDFVNVGVKNIANYEMDFNEDEMFERFARGDKSRNSKVEGSGLGLAITKSIVELHGGEVKIKKEGDMFKIYLMLPINKG